A genomic window from Fusarium falciforme chromosome 2, complete sequence includes:
- a CDS encoding 26S proteasome regulatory subunit RPN1 yields MAQDSEVPKAADKGKGKAVDDAKKDKQQENGKKEDDKIETAEEELSEEDQQLKNELDMMVERLTESDSSLYKPALEAMKTSIKTSTSSMTAVPKPLKFLRPHYETLTKLYEEWPATDDRTSLADVLSVIGMTFSDEDRQDTLKYRLLAPTSDIGSWGHEYTRHLALEIGEVYAKRIVHDEPVKDLIDLAQHLVPLFLKSNAEADAVDLMSELEIIEEIPHFVDENTYARVCLYMVSMVNLLTYPDNETFLKTAHNIYMEYKQFAQAMVLAIRLHDVELIKDDFYKAKDPALKKQLAFLIGRQRIALDYPEDTLDDQEIAECLSNSKLSGHFKSLGKELNILEPKSTEDIYKSHLESSRVAGMTNLDSARHNLAAAFVNAFVNAGFGNDKMMLIDGEKETWVWKTKADGMMSTVASMGTLLMWDTENGLDKIDKYTYSSEKEISAGAMLAIGIINSGVQMEAEPALAILGDNDKLNNPDPLIRTACIMGLGLAYAGSNKEVVLELLLPIISDSTQDMQISAMAALSCGLIFTGSSHPEISEAIVTTLMDDDRKSQLTDKWTRFLALGLGLLFFGRQEEVDVILETLKAIEHPMAEATAVMAEICAWAGTGAVLKIQELLHICNEHKEESDEKKGDELLQAYAVLGIALVAMGEDIGQEMVLRQFGHLMHYGEPNIRKAVPLAMGLISPSNPQMKVYDTLSRYSHDNDPEVAINAIFAMGILGAGTNNARLAQLLRQLASYYHRDQDALFMVRIAQGLLHMGKGTLSISPFHTDRQVLSRVAAAGLLATLVAMIEPKDFITSQSHYLLYFLVTAMHPRFLVTLDENLEPLKVNVRVGQAVDVVGQAGRPKTITGWQTQSTPVVLGHGERAELEDEEYISLNSTLEGLVILRKNPEWENEK; encoded by the exons ccgccgaggaggagctcagcGAGGAGGACCAGCAACTCAAGAATGAGCTCGACATGATGGTCGAGCGTTTGACG GAGTCGGACTCGTCGCTCTATAAACCCGCCCTGGAAGCGATGAAGACCTCCATAAAGACATCGACATCATCCATGACAGCAGTGCCGAAGCCCTTGAAGTTCCTGCGACCACACTATGAGACTCTGACAAAGCTCTACGAAGAATGGCCCGCGACCGATGACAGAACATCATTGGCCGATGTTCTCTCCGTCATCGGTATGACCTTTTCGGACGAGGACCGACAAGACACACTCAAGTACCGCCTCCTAGCACCCACCTCCGACATTGGCTCGTGGGGCCACGAGTACACCAGGCACCTGGCGCTGGAGATTGGTGAGGTGTATGCCAAGCGCATTGTGCACGATGAACCCGTCAAGGACCTGATCGACCTCGCACAGCACCTGGTGCCCCTCTTCCTGAAGAGCAACGCCGAGGCTGATGCCGTGGATCTCATGAGCGAACTTGAGATCATCGAGGAGATTCCCCATTTCGTCGACGAGAACACGTACGCGCGAGTGTGCCTCTACATGGTCAGCATGGTCAACCTCCTCACCTATCCCGACAACGAGACCTTCCTCAAGACCGCCCACAACATCTACATGGAGTACAAGCAGTTCGCGCAGGCCATGGTTCTTGCGATTCGGCTCCACGATGTCGAACTCATCAAGGACGACTTCTACAAGGCCAAAGACCCTGCTCTTAAGAAGCAACTCGCATTTCTCATTGGCCGCCAGCGAATAGCTCTGGACTATCCTGAGGACACACTGGACGACCAGGAAATCGCAGAGTGCCTATCCAACTCCAAGTTGTCTGGCCACTTCAAGTCACTAGGTAAAGAGCTTAACATCCTCGAGCCCAAGAGCACCGAGGATATCTACAAGAGCCATCTTGAGAGCAGCCGGGTAGCGGGAATGACCAATCTGGACTCGGCCCGACATAACCTGGCCGCAGCGTTCGTCAACGCCTTTGTCAATGCCGGCTTCGGTAACGACAAGATGATGCTGATCGACGGCGAGAAGGAGACATGGGTGTGGAAGACCAAGGCAGACGGTATGATGTCTACCGTCGCATCCATGGGAACCCTCTTGATGTGGGACACTGAGAACGGTCTCGATAAGATCGACAAGTACACCTATTCTAGTGAGAAGGAAATTTCGGCGGGTGCTATGCTTGCCATTGGCATTATCAACTCGGGAGTCCAGATGGAGGCTGAGCCTGCCCTGGCCATTCTGGGTGACAACGACAAGCTAAACAACCCCGATCCCCTCATCCGAACAGCTTGTATCATGGGTCTTGGTCTCGCATACGCCGGCTCCAACAAGGAAgtcgtcctcgagctccttctgcCCATCATCTCGGATTCGACCCAAGACATGCAGATTTCGGCCATGGCTGCTCTGAGCTGTGGTCTCATCTTCACTGGATCTTCGCACCCTGAAATCAGCGAGGCCATCGTTACAACATTGATGGACGATGATCGCAAGAGCCAGCTGACGGACAAGTGGACCCGATTTTTGGCTCTTGGCCTgggcctcctcttctttggcCGACAAGAAGAGGTTGATGTTATCCTTGAGACCCTCAAGGCTATCGAGCACCCCATGGCAGAGGCCACGGCCGTGATGGCCGAGATCTGCGCCTGGGCAGGCACAGGTGCCGTCCTCAAGATCCAAGAGCTTCTCCACATTTGCAATGAGCACAAGGAGGAGTctgatgagaagaagggagaCGAGCTCCTGCAGGCCTACGCTGTCCTTGGAATTGCCCTGGTGGCTATGGGCGAGGACATCGGCCAGGAGATGGTGTTGCGACAGTTTGGCCATCTCATGCACTACGGCGAGCCCAACATCCGAAAAGCCGTGCCCTTGGCTATGGGTCTAATCAGCCCAAGCAACCCCCAGATGAAGGTGTACGATACTCTTTCAAGATACAGCCACGACAATGACCCCGAGGTGGCCATCAACGCCATCTTCGCCATGGGTATCCTGGGTGCCGGTACCAACAACGCCCGACTGGCACAGCTGCTGCGACAGCTTGCCAGCTACTACCACCGCGACCAAGACGCCCTGTTCATGGTCCGTATCGCACAGGGTCTGCTTCACATGGGCAAGGGAACTCTGTCAATCAGCCCCTTCCACACAGACCGCCAAGTTCTGTCCCGTGTCGCGGCCGCTGGTCTCCTGGCCACGCTCGTTGCTATGATCGAGCCCAAGGACTTCATCACCTCTCAATCCCACTACCTCCTGTACTTCCTCGTCACTGCCATGCACCCCCGTTTCCTCGTCACTCTGGACGAGAACCTCGAGCCTCTCAAGGTCAACGTCCGCGTTGGTCAGGCCGTCGATGTTGTCGGCCAGGCTGGACGACCCAAGACCATTACTGGTTGGCAGACTCAGAGCACCCCTGTGGTGCTTGGACATGGCGAGCGTGCCGAgcttgaggacgaggagtACATCAGCCTCAACAGCACCCTCGAGGGCTTGGTGATTCTGCGGAAG AACCCCGAGTGGGAAAATGAGAAATAG